A part of Diprion similis isolate iyDipSimi1 chromosome 12, iyDipSimi1.1, whole genome shotgun sequence genomic DNA contains:
- the LOC124413604 gene encoding uncharacterized protein LOC124413604 — MEKQARLSGQISRTHDNIKKLGQANITQGVLEARLQALEEKWRQFQNDHDKIENGASSDDMKMRYFTEDFFSTTEEIYLTQKGKLLDYLRVFVDRPPEVARDDPIPIVRQSLPKINIPKFSGDFTEWLNFRDLFKSMVIDAPLSPIERMHYLKTNLTKEASSLIASVPSLADNFEVAWQLLSSRYDKTRLLTNAQIASLFSLPAMTSESSSDLKVLYNGTSNALGALRALGRPVDNCDDFIVYMTVQKLDKQSRREWEASVGAKKEPSTFKELQSFLENRICSIEALEGATKPRESSASTKTAPSSAVRNSKKPSSSSPHQGVKSHVSNTLS; from the coding sequence ATGGAGAAGCAAGCCAGACTCTCTGGGCAAATTTCTCGTACTCACGACAATATCAAAAAGCTCGGTCAAGCAAATATAACTCAAGGAGTACTTGAAGCCCGACTTCAGGCACTCGAAGAAAAATGGAGACAATTCCAAAATGATcacgataaaattgaaaatggagcATCAAGCGACGACATGAAAATGAGGTACTTTACAGaagattttttctcaacaacgGAAGAAATTTATCTCACGCAAAAAGGAAAGTTATTGGACTATCTTCGTGTATTTGTTGACAGACCTCCCGAAGTTGCAAGAGATGACCCCATTCCAATAGTACGACAATCACTGCCAAAAATCAATATCCCAAAATTCTCGGGAGACTTTACCGAATGGCTAAACTTTCGCGATCTCTTCAAGTCTATGGTGATTGACGCACCGTTGTCGCCAATAGAGCGAATGCACTATCTAAAAACTAATCTAACAAAGGAAGCCTCTTCCCTAATTGCTTCAGTGCCTTCCCTTGCTGACAATTTTGAAGTCGCGTGGCAGCTTCTTTCCTCTAGATATGACAAAACTCGCTTATTAACCAATGCTCAAATTGCTAGCCTTTTCTCACTCCCAGCTATGACCTCGGAGTCCTCCTCGGATCTGAAGGTCCTCTACAACGGAACCTCCAATGCACTCGGTGCATTGAGGGCATTAGGACGCCCCGTTGACAATTGCGACGATTTTATCGTGTATATGACAGTGCAAAAGTTAGATAAGCAATCTCGGCGCGAGTGGGAAGCCTCTGTCGGAGCAAAAAAGGAACCATCTACTTTCAAGGAACTGCAATCCTTTCTCGAGAATCGCATTTGCTCCATCGAGGCCCTCGAAGGAGCGACAAAACCTCGCGAAAGCTCAGCATCTACGAAAACCGCACCCTCAAGCGCTGTTCGTAACTCGAAAAAACCATCCAGCTCGTCGCCTCATCAGGGAGTCAAATCTCACGTATCAAACACACTCTCGTGA
- the LOC124413605 gene encoding uncharacterized protein LOC124413605 has product MRESSTTTKLRVVFNGSQKTNAGHSLNDHLHVGPKILPELVSILLRWRAHAVVFSADMEKMYRQVLVHEEDRDLQRICWRKDSSLEINTYRLRTVTYGLTCAPFLAIRVLRQLAHDERDRFPIGASALSSDVYVDDVLSGADDITSALIKQNELIELLKAGGFTLRKWTSNTPELLEHLTPEVRATTTSIVWQPETFHMLGLSWQSSSDSFLFQLNTTKLQHPLTKRNVLSRIAQLFDPLGWLAPVVILAKIFMQSLWLLKLEWDDALPDEQVNRWIEIHSDLPAISNFRIPRWLGLNSSQQTVELHGFGDASQLAYAAVVYLRIIRDGQSSVTLVSSKTKVAPVKQVSLPRLELCAANLVTRLAKTILAMLKLDRPVHLWSDSTITLAWIRAHPTKWTTYVANRVADIQLSLPNAIWHHVESASNPADCASRGVLASDLQDHSLWWRGPEWLHEDANNWPSSPRKPPNDLPETRLTSHAVAEQIDEPYHLLTKYSNLTRLSRITAWCCRVNLTKNGKRNLTPALTPSEIAAALLRLIRVEQNRNFKTEIRLLESGQTPSKGQLLKLSPLLDDKGHLRVGGRLKNSLLDPDEKHPYILPSRSPLTKLLIEHYHKETLHGGVQLTLATLRQRYWVIGGRTAVKAVIHRCLICVRHRATTATQIMGNLPKARVTRARPFLHSGVDYAGPIYLRTAKGRGHKSYKAYIAVFVCFSTRAVHLEAVSDYTTDSFLAAFRRFVSRRGKCATLTSDCGTNFVGADAELRALLATTL; this is encoded by the coding sequence ATGCGAGAGTCAAGTACTACTACAAAGCTTCGAGTCGTTTTCAACGGATCGCAGAAAACTAACGCCGGACATTCTCTAAATGATCATCTTCACGTGGGCCCAAAGATTTTGCCTGAACTCGTCAGCATCTTACTTCGATGGAGAGCGCACGCAGTCGTGTTCTCCGCCGAtatggaaaaaatgtatagacAAGTATTGGTGCATGAAGAGGATCGTGATCTTCAACGAATTTGCTGGAGAAAGGACTCCTCATTGGAAATTAATACTTACCGTCTTCGCACGGTAACGTACGGCCTCACGTGTGCTCCCTTCCTCGCAATAAGAGTGCTCCGTCAACTCGCTCATGATGAAAGGGATCGCTTCCCAATTGGAGCCTCAGCACTTTCGAGCGACGTCTACGTCGATGACGTTTTATCTGGTGCTGACGACATCACCAGTGCCTTGATCAAGCAAAACGAATTAATCGAGTTGCTCAAGGCGGGCGGTTTCACTCTACGGAAATGGACCTCAAATACTCCAGAACTTCTTGAACATCTAACGCCTGAAGTCAGAGCCACGACAACGTCGATCGTCTGGCAACCGGAAACCTTCCACATGCTGGGGCTATCATGGCAATCGAGCAGtgactcttttcttttccagtTAAACACTACCAAGCTTCAGCATCCTCtaacaaaaagaaatgtgTTGTCGCGTATTGCTCAACTCTTCGACCCGCTTGGATGGCTAGCACCAGTTGTTATACTCGCAAAAATATTCATGCAATCCCTGTGGCTGCTTAAACTCGAATGGGATGACGCCTTACCTGACGAACAAGTCAACCGTTGGATCGAAATTCATTCAGATCTACCAGCAATCTCGAATTTCCGCATTCCTCGATGGCTCGGATTAAACTCATCGCAACAGACTGTCGAGCTTCATGGTTTCGGGGACGCGTCACAGCTTGCTTATGCTGCTGTAGTGTATTTGCGCATCATTCGTGATGGACAATCTTCGGTTACTCTCGTATCGTCCAAAACGAAAGTCGCTCCGGTCAAACAAGTTTCCCTGCCGCGATTAGAACTTTGTGCTGCTAACCTCGTCACGCGACTAGCTAAAACTATCCTTGCTATGCTCAAACTCGATCGTCCGGTTCACCTTTGGTCAGACTCGACGATAACACTTGCGTGGATACGTGCACACCCGACCAAGTGGACAACCTACGTAGCTAATCGTGTAGCTGACATTCAACTTTCTCTCCCGAATGCTATTTGGCACCACGTTGAATCAGCAAGCAATCCGGCAGATTGCGCATCTCGAGGAGTTCTCGCATCGGACCTTCAAGACCACTCTCTCTGGTGGAGAGGCCCTGAATGGTTGCACGAAGATGCTAACAACTGGCCGTCCAGTCCTCGTAAACCTCCGAATGATCTTCCAGAAACTCGTTTGACGTCTCACGCCGTCGCCGAACAAATTGACGAGCCATACCATCTCCTCACCAAGTACTCGAACTTGACAAGGTTATCAAGAATCACTGCTTGGTGTTGTCGTGTCAATCTCACAAAAAATGGTAAACGCAATCTAACTCCAGCACTCACGCCATCTGAAATCGCTGCCGCCCTCCTGCGTCTCATTCGAGTTGAACAAAACCGCAATTTTAAAACTGAAATTCGTCTTCTCGAATCCGGACAAACGCCTTCGAAAGGGCAACTTCTCAAACTGAGCCCCCTTCTCGACGACAAAGGTCATCTCCGCGTGGGCGGACGGCTAAAAAACTCACTTCTCGATCCTGATGAGAAACACCCTTACATTCTACCAAGCCGATCTCCATTGACTAAGTTACTCATCGAACATTATCATAAGGAAACTCTTCACGGCGGAGTGCAGCTCACTCTCGCCACCCTCCGACAACGATACTGGGTGATTGGTGGTCGCACTGCAGTGAAAGCGGTCATACACAGATGTCTTATTTGCGTGCGACACCGAGCTACGACAGCGACTCAAATCATGGGAAATCTTCCGAAGGCTCGAGTCACCCGAGCTCGACCCTTCCTCCACTCTGGAGTAGATTACGCTGGTCCAATCTACCTTCGAACTGCGAAAGGAAGGGGACACAAATCGTACAAGGCTTACATTGCCGTGTTCGTTTGCTTTTCGACAAGAGCGGTACACCTTGAAGCCGTATCCGACTACACCACTGATAGCTTCTTGGCGGCATTCCGGCGATTTGTTTCGCGCAGAGGAAAGTGCGCTACACTTACAAGTGATTGCGGAACAAATTTTGTAGGAGCAGACGCTGAACTACGAGCTCTCCTTGCTACTACtttgtga